From a region of the Cucumis sativus cultivar 9930 chromosome 6, Cucumber_9930_V3, whole genome shotgun sequence genome:
- the LOC101211767 gene encoding AT-hook motif nuclear-localized protein 10, with protein MSGSETGVITSREPFGVGVQNSSLHSQSGTQNMRLAFGADGTGYKPVTPSTSPSYQSSMAGVSGNAGIEGSAGGGGGGGSMLPHGFNINSVGSEQIKRKRGRPRKYGPDGSMALALGSGPPSGTGCFPPSNMANSASEALGSPNSSKKTKGRPLGSKKKQQLEALGSAGIGFTPHVIDVKAGEDVSSKIMSFSQNGPRAICILSANGSISNVTLRQPATSGGTVTYEGRFQILSLSGSFLLSENGGQRSRTGGLSVSLSGPDGRVLGGSVAGLLTALSPVQVVVGSFIADGNKEPKPARQNELTTALPMLNTAGFGHLTGGASSPSHGTLSESSDGSPDSPLNNSSGGCNNSNHPQGMSGMPWK; from the exons atgtCGGGATCTGAAACTGGTGTTATCACCAGTAGAGAACCTTTCGGCGTCGGCGTTCAAAATAGCTCCTTACACTCGCAATCGGGGACTCAGAATATGCGATTAGCCTTCGGCGCTGATGGGACAGGCTACAAGCCTGTAACTCCTTCGACCTCACCGTCTTACCAATCCTCCATGGCCGGAGTTTCTGGTAATGCCGGAATTGAGGGATCGgctggtggtggtggtggaggaggGTCTATGTTGCCTCATGGGTTCAACATAAATTCGGTGGGCAGTGAGCAAATAAAGAGGAAGAGGGGTAGGCCGAGGAAGTATGGACCGGATGGCTCCATGGCTTTAGCTTTGGGTTCTGGGCCGCCATCAGGAACTGGATGTTTTCCTCCTTCAAATATGGCTAATTCTGCTTCTGAAGCTTTGGGCTCACCAAATTCATCGAAGAAAACTAAAGGCAGGCCACTTGGTTCTAAGAAAAAGCAacaattggaagctttag GATCGGCTGGGATTGGATTCACCCCACATGTTATTGATGTGAAGGCTGGAGAg GATGTATCGTCAAAAATAATGTCCTTTTCTCAGAATGGCCCCAGAGCTATATGTATCCTGTCTGCAAATGGATCAATATCAAATGTGACTTTACGTCAACCTGCTACATCTGGTGGAACTGTTACTTATGAG GGgcgatttcaaattttgtctCTTTCGGGTTCATTTCTCCTGTCTGAAAATGGTGGTCAGAGGAGTAGAACTGGTGGGTTGAGTGTATCTTTGTCCGGTCCAGATGGTCGAGTTTTAGGTGGTAGTGTGGCGGGTCTTCTCACAGCTTTATCTCCTGTTCAG GTGGTGGTTGGAAGTTTCATAGCCGATGGCAACAAGGAACCAAAGCCAGCCCGACAAAATGAACTCACCACAGCCTTGCCAATGCTAAACACAGCCGGCTTCGGCCATTTGACAGGAGGAGCCAGTAGTCCATCCCATGGGACGCTAAGCGAGTCTTCCGATGGCAGCCCTGACAGTCCCCTGAACAACAGCTCTGGAGGCTGCAACAACAGCAACCATCCACAGGGCATGTCCGGTATGCCATGGAAGTAA
- the LOC101211525 gene encoding psbP domain-containing protein 3, chloroplastic isoform X1, whose protein sequence is MAMASLLSPSAVILRPHSLRFSQSSLSNGFSIIPIRSTLRVFCSANGNSIHTSNKKPSYLASGVNRREIMLGIGFTAFSFQEVGSNALAESVVVAEDYRTYTDEANKFSLVIPQDWQVGNGEPNGFKSVTAFFPQETSTSNVSVVISGLGPDYTRMESFGKVEEFADTLVSGLDRSWKRPPGVAAKLIDCRSSKGIYYIEYTLQNPGESRKHLYSAIGMSSNGWYNRLYTITGQYADEESESYSSKIEKVVNSFAFI, encoded by the exons ATGGCGATGGCGTCCCTTCTTTCACCCAGCGCTGTAATCCTACGCCCTCACTCATTGCGCTTCTCACAATCATCACTCTCCAATG GATTCTCCATTATTCCTATCCGCTCAACACTTCGTGTTTTCTGCTCTGCCAATGGCAACAGCATCCACACTTCTAACAAAAAACCCAG TTATTTGGCGAGCGGAGTCAACAGACGAGAAATTATGCTAGGGATTGGATTCACCgcattttcatttcaagaaGTTGGTTCTAATGCCCTAGCTGAGAGTG TTGTGGTTGCTGAAGATTATCGGACGTATACAGACGAAGCGAATAAGTTCAGCTTGGTGATTCCTCAAG ATTGGCAAGTGGGTAATGGTGAACCGAATGGATTCAAGTCGGTTACGGCATTTTTTCCTCAAGAAACTTCAACTTCCAATG TCAGTGTTGTAATCTCGGGGCTTGGTCCTGATTACACGAGGATGGAATCCTTTGGCAAGGTTGAGGAATTTGCTGATACATTG GTGAGTGGACTGGACAGAAGCTGGAAAAGGCCACCAGGTGTGGCGGCGAAACTTATCGACTGTAGATCATCTAAAG GGATATATTACATAGAGTACACACTGCAGAATCCAGGTGAAAGCCGCAAACATTTATACTCAGCAATTGGGATGTCATCCAATGGCTGGTACAATAGACTTTACACCATAACAGGACAG TATGCAGATGAAGAATCGGAGAGCTATAGCTCCAAAATCGAGAAG GTTGTCAATTCCTTCGCTTTCATTTGA
- the LOC101211525 gene encoding psbP domain-containing protein 3, chloroplastic isoform X2, whose translation MDSPLFLSAQHFVFSALPMATASTLLTKNPVQRFKCSFLLLVLSYLASGVNRREIMLGIGFTAFSFQEVGSNALAESVVVAEDYRTYTDEANKFSLVIPQDWQVGNGEPNGFKSVTAFFPQETSTSNVSVVISGLGPDYTRMESFGKVEEFADTLVSGLDRSWKRPPGVAAKLIDCRSSKGIYYIEYTLQNPGESRKHLYSAIGMSSNGWYNRLYTITGQYADEESESYSSKIEKVVNSFAFI comes from the exons ATG GATTCTCCATTATTCCTATCCGCTCAACACTTCGTGTTTTCTGCTCTGCCAATGGCAACAGCATCCACACTTCTAACAAAAAACCCAG TCCAAAGATTCAAATGCTCGTTCCTTCTCTTGGTTCTTAGTTATTTGGCGAGCGGAGTCAACAGACGAGAAATTATGCTAGGGATTGGATTCACCgcattttcatttcaagaaGTTGGTTCTAATGCCCTAGCTGAGAGTG TTGTGGTTGCTGAAGATTATCGGACGTATACAGACGAAGCGAATAAGTTCAGCTTGGTGATTCCTCAAG ATTGGCAAGTGGGTAATGGTGAACCGAATGGATTCAAGTCGGTTACGGCATTTTTTCCTCAAGAAACTTCAACTTCCAATG TCAGTGTTGTAATCTCGGGGCTTGGTCCTGATTACACGAGGATGGAATCCTTTGGCAAGGTTGAGGAATTTGCTGATACATTG GTGAGTGGACTGGACAGAAGCTGGAAAAGGCCACCAGGTGTGGCGGCGAAACTTATCGACTGTAGATCATCTAAAG GGATATATTACATAGAGTACACACTGCAGAATCCAGGTGAAAGCCGCAAACATTTATACTCAGCAATTGGGATGTCATCCAATGGCTGGTACAATAGACTTTACACCATAACAGGACAG TATGCAGATGAAGAATCGGAGAGCTATAGCTCCAAAATCGAGAAG GTTGTCAATTCCTTCGCTTTCATTTGA
- the LOC101211274 gene encoding uncharacterized protein LOC101211274 isoform X1: MASLIPGILLKLLQSMNSNVKVRGEYRSVLLQVISIVPALNGSELWPNQGFFVKVSDSSHSTYVSLSRPDNELILNNKLQLGQFFYVDKMEPGTPVPVLVGIRPVPGRQPCIGTPKDLMQMMEPSENPVQAYQEGKGGAKPKEMSEGKIDSMRHKVVIKEEKTNVSSRYMQGVLSLSSRSGRFDSSAVGRSNENEDGEAGKKVVVGPVKGKSNDLKGQVQAANLQNRLDEVSSKTEALQLSVKEASASSKSIPAKGSSTKQENLNVNCLPNRRDKTHSSETISWASLPSNLLKTGKGMVRRKNIASMVAIEAQKEAIAAASLIKCLSVFADLCSSASPENPQLPLTKFFTLQQLISETNSKDGVKDKSLLLTANSSLPEANKSTKGSSLFMSKNASSKPAKAPIELRDSEKQEWARGDGAKEITLLRDVLLKESTTWFLNFLEKALDAGFRIGNQDKKGRNNAGQQTEAGNHIAVALSQLKQANEWLDRLKDNLSSGDNGLRESIERLKQKVYSCLLVHVESAASALEGRFDRC; the protein is encoded by the exons ATGGCGTCACTTATACCGGGAATATTGCTTAAACTTCTACAGAGTATGAACTCCAATGTGAAGGTCAGAGGAGAATATAGATCAGTGCTACTACAAGTTATCAGCATTGTACCTGCTTTAAATGGTTCGGAACTGTGGCCTAATCAAGGTTTCTTTGTAAAAGTTTCGGATTCTTCACACTCAACTTATGTTTCATTGTCCAGGCCAGATAATGAGTTGATCTTGAACAACAAGTTACAACTTGGCCAATTCTTCTATGTTGATAAAATGGAACCTGGAACTCCAGTTCCAGTTCTTGTTGGGATTAGACCGGTTCCTGGACGACAACCCTGCATTGGAACTCCAAAGGATCTTATGCAAATGATGGAGCCATCAGAGAATCCAGTTCAAGCTTATCAGGAAGGTAAAGGTGGAGCCAAACCAAAGGAGATGTCAGAAGGAAAAATTGATAGCATGAGACATAAAGTCGTGATCAAAGAGGAGAAGACAAATGTTTCGTCGCGGTATATGCAAGGTGTTTTGTCATTGAGTTCTAGAAGTGGTAGATTTGATTCAAGTGCAGTTGGGAGGAGCAATGAAAATGAGGATGGTGAAGCAGGTAAGAAGGTTGTAGTAGGACCGGTAAAAGGAAAGTCCAACGACCTTAAAGGTCAG GTACAAGCAGCAAACCTGCAAAATCGACTTGATGAGGTTTCCTCAAAGACAGAAGCCCTTCAGTTGAGTGTCAAGGAGGCCTCTGCATCGTCCAAGAGCATCCCTGCGAAAGGCAGTTCAACTAAGcaagaaaatttgaatgtgaATTGCTTACCAAACAGAAGAGATAAAACTCATTCATCAGAGACGATTTCATGGGCCTCCTTGCCTAGTAATCTTTTAAAGACTGGAAAA ggGATGGTTAGGAGGAAAAATATAGCTTCTATGGTTGCAATAGAGGCTCAAAAAGAGGCAATTGCTGCAGCCTCCTTGATCAAATGTCTCAG TGTGTTTGCTGATCTGTGCTCATCAGCCTCACCTGAGAATCCCCAACTCCCTCTTACCAAGTTTTTCACACTGCAGCAGCTAATCTCCGAAACAAATTCCAAGGATGGAGTCAAGGACAAGTCACTTCTTTTGACTGCAAACTCATCTCTGCCAGAAGCAAATAAGTCTACAAAAGGCTCCTCTTTATTCATGTCAAAGAATGCATCGTCAAAGCCTGCAAAGGCACCTATTGAATTAAGAGACAGCGAAAAACAAGAATGGGCCAGAGGAGATGGTGCAAAGGAGATAACTTTACTAAGAGATGTTTTGCTAAAGGAATCAACAACatggtttttaaatttcttggAGAAAGCATTGGATGCTGGGTTTCGTATAGGAAACCAGGACAAGAAAGGCCGGAACAATGCAGGACAACAAACAGAGGCGGGTAACCATATTGCTGTTGCTCTATCTCAGCTCAAGCAAGCCAATGAATGGTTGGACAGGTTAAAAGATAACTTGAGTTCAGGAGATAATGGCTTAAGGGAATCCATTGAGAGGCTAAAGCAGAAAGTCTATTCCTGTTTGCTTGTACATGTGGAGTCTGCTGCATCAGCTTTAGAGGGCAGATTTGACCGTTGTTAA
- the LOC101211274 gene encoding uncharacterized protein LOC101211274 isoform X3 codes for MEPGTPVPVLVGIRPVPGRQPCIGTPKDLMQMMEPSENPVQAYQEGKGGAKPKEMSEGKIDSMRHKVVIKEEKTNVSSRYMQGVLSLSSRSGRFDSSAVGRSNENEDGEAGKKVVVGPVKGKSNDLKGQVQAANLQNRLDEVSSKTEALQLSVKEASASSKSIPAKGSSTKQENLNVNCLPNRRDKTHSSETISWASLPSNLLKTGKGMVRRKNIASMVAIEAQKEAIAAASLIKCLSVFADLCSSASPENPQLPLTKFFTLQQLISETNSKDGVKDKSLLLTANSSLPEANKSTKGSSLFMSKNASSKPAKAPIELRDSEKQEWARGDGAKEITLLRDVLLKESTTWFLNFLEKALDAGFRIGNQDKKGRNNAGQQTEAGNHIAVALSQLKQANEWLDRLKDNLSSGDNGLRESIERLKQKVYSCLLVHVESAASALEGRFDRC; via the exons ATGGAACCTGGAACTCCAGTTCCAGTTCTTGTTGGGATTAGACCGGTTCCTGGACGACAACCCTGCATTGGAACTCCAAAGGATCTTATGCAAATGATGGAGCCATCAGAGAATCCAGTTCAAGCTTATCAGGAAGGTAAAGGTGGAGCCAAACCAAAGGAGATGTCAGAAGGAAAAATTGATAGCATGAGACATAAAGTCGTGATCAAAGAGGAGAAGACAAATGTTTCGTCGCGGTATATGCAAGGTGTTTTGTCATTGAGTTCTAGAAGTGGTAGATTTGATTCAAGTGCAGTTGGGAGGAGCAATGAAAATGAGGATGGTGAAGCAGGTAAGAAGGTTGTAGTAGGACCGGTAAAAGGAAAGTCCAACGACCTTAAAGGTCAG GTACAAGCAGCAAACCTGCAAAATCGACTTGATGAGGTTTCCTCAAAGACAGAAGCCCTTCAGTTGAGTGTCAAGGAGGCCTCTGCATCGTCCAAGAGCATCCCTGCGAAAGGCAGTTCAACTAAGcaagaaaatttgaatgtgaATTGCTTACCAAACAGAAGAGATAAAACTCATTCATCAGAGACGATTTCATGGGCCTCCTTGCCTAGTAATCTTTTAAAGACTGGAAAA ggGATGGTTAGGAGGAAAAATATAGCTTCTATGGTTGCAATAGAGGCTCAAAAAGAGGCAATTGCTGCAGCCTCCTTGATCAAATGTCTCAG TGTGTTTGCTGATCTGTGCTCATCAGCCTCACCTGAGAATCCCCAACTCCCTCTTACCAAGTTTTTCACACTGCAGCAGCTAATCTCCGAAACAAATTCCAAGGATGGAGTCAAGGACAAGTCACTTCTTTTGACTGCAAACTCATCTCTGCCAGAAGCAAATAAGTCTACAAAAGGCTCCTCTTTATTCATGTCAAAGAATGCATCGTCAAAGCCTGCAAAGGCACCTATTGAATTAAGAGACAGCGAAAAACAAGAATGGGCCAGAGGAGATGGTGCAAAGGAGATAACTTTACTAAGAGATGTTTTGCTAAAGGAATCAACAACatggtttttaaatttcttggAGAAAGCATTGGATGCTGGGTTTCGTATAGGAAACCAGGACAAGAAAGGCCGGAACAATGCAGGACAACAAACAGAGGCGGGTAACCATATTGCTGTTGCTCTATCTCAGCTCAAGCAAGCCAATGAATGGTTGGACAGGTTAAAAGATAACTTGAGTTCAGGAGATAATGGCTTAAGGGAATCCATTGAGAGGCTAAAGCAGAAAGTCTATTCCTGTTTGCTTGTACATGTGGAGTCTGCTGCATCAGCTTTAGAGGGCAGATTTGACCGTTGTTAA
- the LOC101211274 gene encoding uncharacterized protein LOC101211274 isoform X2 has translation MASLIPGILLKLLQSMNSNVKVRGEYRSVLLQVISIVPALNGSELWPNQGFFVKVSDSSHSTYVSLSRPDNELILNNKLQLGQFFYVDKMEPGTPVPVLVGIRPVPGRQPCIGTPKDLMQMMEPSENPVQAYQEGKGGAKPKEMSEGKIDSMRHKVVIKEEKTNVSSRYMQGVLSLSSRSGRFDSSAVGRSNENEDGEAGKKVVVGPVKGKSNDLKGQVQAANLQNRLDEVSSKTEALQLSVKEASASSKSIPAKGSSTKQENLNVNCLPNRRDKTHSSETISWASLPSNLLKTGKEEKYSFYGCNRGSKRGNCCSLLDQMSQQLISETNSKDGVKDKSLLLTANSSLPEANKSTKGSSLFMSKNASSKPAKAPIELRDSEKQEWARGDGAKEITLLRDVLLKESTTWFLNFLEKALDAGFRIGNQDKKGRNNAGQQTEAGNHIAVALSQLKQANEWLDRLKDNLSSGDNGLRESIERLKQKVYSCLLVHVESAASALEGRFDRC, from the exons ATGGCGTCACTTATACCGGGAATATTGCTTAAACTTCTACAGAGTATGAACTCCAATGTGAAGGTCAGAGGAGAATATAGATCAGTGCTACTACAAGTTATCAGCATTGTACCTGCTTTAAATGGTTCGGAACTGTGGCCTAATCAAGGTTTCTTTGTAAAAGTTTCGGATTCTTCACACTCAACTTATGTTTCATTGTCCAGGCCAGATAATGAGTTGATCTTGAACAACAAGTTACAACTTGGCCAATTCTTCTATGTTGATAAAATGGAACCTGGAACTCCAGTTCCAGTTCTTGTTGGGATTAGACCGGTTCCTGGACGACAACCCTGCATTGGAACTCCAAAGGATCTTATGCAAATGATGGAGCCATCAGAGAATCCAGTTCAAGCTTATCAGGAAGGTAAAGGTGGAGCCAAACCAAAGGAGATGTCAGAAGGAAAAATTGATAGCATGAGACATAAAGTCGTGATCAAAGAGGAGAAGACAAATGTTTCGTCGCGGTATATGCAAGGTGTTTTGTCATTGAGTTCTAGAAGTGGTAGATTTGATTCAAGTGCAGTTGGGAGGAGCAATGAAAATGAGGATGGTGAAGCAGGTAAGAAGGTTGTAGTAGGACCGGTAAAAGGAAAGTCCAACGACCTTAAAGGTCAG GTACAAGCAGCAAACCTGCAAAATCGACTTGATGAGGTTTCCTCAAAGACAGAAGCCCTTCAGTTGAGTGTCAAGGAGGCCTCTGCATCGTCCAAGAGCATCCCTGCGAAAGGCAGTTCAACTAAGcaagaaaatttgaatgtgaATTGCTTACCAAACAGAAGAGATAAAACTCATTCATCAGAGACGATTTCATGGGCCTCCTTGCCTAGTAATCTTTTAAAGACTGGAAAA GAGGAAAAATATAGCTTCTATGGTTGCAATAGAGGCTCAAAAAGAGGCAATTGCTGCAGCCTCCTTGATCAAATGTCTCAG CAGCTAATCTCCGAAACAAATTCCAAGGATGGAGTCAAGGACAAGTCACTTCTTTTGACTGCAAACTCATCTCTGCCAGAAGCAAATAAGTCTACAAAAGGCTCCTCTTTATTCATGTCAAAGAATGCATCGTCAAAGCCTGCAAAGGCACCTATTGAATTAAGAGACAGCGAAAAACAAGAATGGGCCAGAGGAGATGGTGCAAAGGAGATAACTTTACTAAGAGATGTTTTGCTAAAGGAATCAACAACatggtttttaaatttcttggAGAAAGCATTGGATGCTGGGTTTCGTATAGGAAACCAGGACAAGAAAGGCCGGAACAATGCAGGACAACAAACAGAGGCGGGTAACCATATTGCTGTTGCTCTATCTCAGCTCAAGCAAGCCAATGAATGGTTGGACAGGTTAAAAGATAACTTGAGTTCAGGAGATAATGGCTTAAGGGAATCCATTGAGAGGCTAAAGCAGAAAGTCTATTCCTGTTTGCTTGTACATGTGGAGTCTGCTGCATCAGCTTTAGAGGGCAGATTTGACCGTTGTTAA
- the LOC101211023 gene encoding RNA-binding protein 24-A, whose product MAYQHGPGPSSISGSSSSSGFLNSPFGDTTYTKVFVGGLAWETQSETMRRYFEQFGEILEAVVITDKNTGRSKGYGFVTFRDPESARRACADPTPIIDGRRANCNLASLGRPRPPLSYGTGRLRQPAVYVGGMQPNRGTYIGNFGYQQPVSYAYQQGLAYPPYGYATYGPEYVYPQGGYNPFVGQQYLQIYGVPGSASPTIYHYGQLGQTVPGGHGYGAVHGYAMPSPQILQFSGPNVNALTSSPMPTIQAPYPSGIPAPVAAQPQFVVHSPSQFVQGSGSDQTSG is encoded by the exons ATGGCTTATCAGCATGGTCCGGGTCCTAGTTCCATATctggatcaagttcgagttcTGGTTTCCTGAACTCTCCTTTTGGTGATACCACTTACACCAAGGTCTTTGTTGGTGGGTTGGCATGGGAGACTCAGAGCGAGACTATGAGGCGCTACTTTGAGCAGTTTGGGGAGATTCTTGAGGCTGTTGTTATAACGGATAAGAATACAGGGAGATCCAAAGGATATGGTTTT GTGACTTTCCGGGATCCAGAGTCTGCTAGAAGAGCTTGTGCAGACCCTACTCCAATTATTGATGGCAGGCGAGCAAATTGTAATCTAGCTTCACTTGGCCGGCCTCGCCCACCTTTATCTTATG GAACAGGACGTTTAAGACAGCCTGCAGTTTATGTTGGAGGGATGCAACCCAACAGGGGAACTTATATTGGAAATTTTGGCTATCAACAACCGGTTTCCTATGCTTATCAGCAGGGACTTGCATATCCTCCTTATGG TTATGCTACTTACGGACCCGAGTATGTCTACCCGCAG GGTGGATACAACCCTTTTGTGGGTCAGCAATACCTGCAGATTTATGGAGTGCCTGGGTCAGCAAGCCCTACAATTTATCATTATGGACAATTAGGTCAAACAGTCCCTGGTGGTCATGGTTATGGAGCAGTACATGGATATGCGATGCCAAGTCCTCAGATTTTGCAGTTTAGTGGTCCTAATGTTAATGCATTAACATCTTCTCCAATGCCTACTATTCAGGCACCATATCCTTCAG GGATTCCAGCACCTGTTGCAGCACAGCCACAGTTCGTTGTTCATTCTCCTTCTCAGTTTGTACAAGGTAGCGGTTCTGACCAAACATCTGGGTGA